In one window of Candidatus Omnitrophota bacterium DNA:
- a CDS encoding efflux RND transporter permease subunit, with protein sequence MKLSEISIQRPVLATMMSLGLILFGVIGLTRLPVRELPDVDPPIVNVMTVYPGASAAVVEAQVTEILEESLTAIEGIRTLTSETRQQVSTITIEFNLSRDIDVSAQDVRDRVSRVRGRLPEDIDEPIVAKQDANAQPVMWVALFSDRYSTLELTTIAENNIKDRLQTISGVSSIIIGGAKRFAIRIWLDAQKMAARGVTVLDVERALRTQSVELPSGVVENRERSMTIETRGELKTPEEYNSLVIKQDGSTFTRLSDIGMAVVGVEDEQSSARFNSKPAVGLGIVRQSKANTIEVTKAVKEEIERLRNLLPKGIEIAFPYDESVYVEHAIEDVWRTLFIAFGLVVLAIYIFLHDSRSTLVPTLTVPVSVISTFGVLYALGFSINIVSMLAFVLAIGLVVDDSIIVLENIYRHIEEGMKPMDAAVQGMREIGFAVIATTVALVSVFLPMAFQTSVTGRLFIEFAIAISMSVMVSSFVALTLSPMICSRILKPIGHAPKGSLLGMFERFLENTTARYGRALQWTLDHPAPIVAASLVTFGLTAFFLTQLPKEFMPDEDKGRLLCIALAPEGATSEYTDRMVRKLESIVAEVPEVEGYFSAVALARGGPGKSSQGFAFIRLKDHRKRHLRDIVGGPTGLAARFFNEVEGAFVIPIVPKSIGGSFSQPFQLVVQSQDLTALSNYAEALTNKLRSAGFLMNVRTTFEMNKPELRVSIDRDRAAAVGVNVEDISRTMQILFGGSDLTKVNIKGKEYDVIVQLGRASRLTPTDLEKVYVRSIRGDLIQLNNVINYETGAGPSAINHYNRWRSANIEGSPAGIPLGNAMEKARAILKEDLPDGFRYEWTGEARDLIESRGQFDFVMVLAAIVIYMVLAAQFESLIHPLTVMFTIPLAAFGATGGLWLLGLISNAGWFGVIQGMSVNLYSQIGMILLFGLVTKNGILLVDFANQQLAKGKPAKEAMHQAGLIRLRPILMTAAATIVGILPIAIGFGASGEARRPLGVAAVSGMVTSTFLTLFLIPVVYVFFNNFVHRRIPVKILPPKAAGHAALILLAGTFLSGCALGPQYRKPDVTTAQAWKNQAGPSAGVELREKWWQIFRDKELSWLEELAVSQNQDLSAAVARVEKARALARVDGADLWPEIEANPSAERSRSSKNSSTVGLTKSRTSNTFKAPLDFSYEVDIWGKVRRAFEAGVAEAEAEAAAFRTVLLTLTADVAKTHFSIGAVDAEIDALAGAVNLRQKAVDMLNLRFQQGINSELTFFQAQTQLAQAQADLVDARRRRENLVNALAALCGQPASSFTTPHAPLKISVPDIPAGIPSDVLKNRPDIIEAERLMAAANERVGMAKASFFPSVKLTGNGGFASAEAEDLWKWESREWSLGPSVNIPLFNGGRLTAELRAEEAEYRKTLADYRQRVLTAFSEVENALSDIRLRKEQSVAQQSLLGAARQAAEISLHRYKEGLVTFLEVIDSERSRLQAERDAIQIRSEELIAAVQLIKAIGGKWASGSAE encoded by the coding sequence ATGAAACTATCCGAAATCAGCATCCAGCGTCCGGTTCTGGCCACGATGATGAGCCTTGGGCTCATCCTGTTCGGCGTCATCGGCCTGACCCGCCTGCCTGTGCGCGAGCTGCCGGACGTGGACCCGCCGATCGTCAACGTCATGACGGTCTACCCCGGGGCGAGCGCCGCGGTCGTGGAGGCCCAGGTCACGGAGATCCTCGAGGAGTCCCTGACCGCCATCGAGGGGATCCGGACGCTCACCAGCGAAACCCGCCAGCAGGTCAGCACGATCACCATTGAATTCAATTTGTCCCGCGATATCGACGTGTCCGCCCAGGACGTGCGCGACCGCGTGTCCCGCGTCCGGGGCCGCCTCCCGGAGGACATCGACGAGCCGATCGTGGCCAAGCAGGACGCCAACGCCCAGCCGGTCATGTGGGTCGCGCTGTTCAGCGACCGTTATTCCACCCTGGAGCTGACCACGATCGCCGAGAACAATATCAAGGATCGCCTGCAGACGATCTCCGGCGTCAGCTCGATCATCATCGGCGGGGCCAAGCGTTTCGCCATCCGCATCTGGCTGGACGCGCAGAAAATGGCGGCCCGCGGGGTGACGGTGCTGGACGTGGAACGGGCCCTGCGCACGCAGAGCGTCGAACTGCCCAGCGGCGTCGTGGAAAACCGGGAACGGTCCATGACCATTGAGACCCGCGGCGAGCTCAAGACGCCCGAGGAATACAACAGCCTCGTCATCAAGCAGGACGGCTCTACGTTCACCCGGTTGTCCGACATCGGCATGGCGGTGGTCGGGGTCGAGGACGAGCAGTCGTCGGCGCGCTTCAATTCCAAACCGGCCGTCGGGCTGGGGATCGTCCGGCAGTCCAAGGCCAACACCATCGAGGTCACCAAGGCGGTCAAGGAAGAGATCGAACGCCTGCGGAACCTCTTGCCCAAGGGCATCGAGATCGCCTTTCCTTACGACGAGTCAGTTTACGTCGAACACGCCATCGAGGACGTCTGGCGCACGCTGTTCATCGCTTTCGGACTGGTGGTCCTCGCCATCTACATTTTTTTGCACGATTCCCGCTCCACTCTGGTCCCCACGCTCACGGTCCCGGTGTCCGTCATTTCCACGTTCGGCGTTCTCTACGCGCTGGGATTCTCCATCAACATCGTGAGCATGCTGGCGTTCGTTCTGGCGATCGGGCTGGTCGTCGACGATTCCATCATCGTCCTGGAGAACATCTACCGGCACATCGAAGAGGGGATGAAACCGATGGACGCCGCGGTGCAGGGGATGAGGGAGATCGGCTTCGCGGTCATCGCGACCACCGTGGCCCTGGTGTCGGTGTTCCTGCCGATGGCGTTCCAGACCAGCGTGACCGGCCGGTTGTTCATCGAGTTCGCCATCGCGATCTCCATGTCGGTCATGGTCTCCTCGTTCGTGGCCCTGACGCTGAGCCCCATGATCTGTTCCCGCATTCTGAAACCGATCGGGCACGCGCCCAAGGGCAGTCTGCTGGGGATGTTCGAACGGTTCCTGGAGAACACCACCGCGCGTTACGGCCGCGCCCTTCAGTGGACCCTGGACCATCCGGCCCCCATCGTGGCCGCGTCGCTCGTGACCTTCGGCCTGACGGCGTTTTTTCTCACCCAGCTGCCCAAGGAATTCATGCCGGACGAGGACAAGGGCCGGCTGCTCTGTATCGCCCTGGCCCCGGAAGGGGCCACCAGCGAATACACCGACCGGATGGTGCGCAAGCTCGAGTCGATCGTCGCCGAGGTCCCCGAGGTCGAAGGGTATTTCTCGGCGGTGGCGCTGGCCCGCGGCGGCCCGGGGAAGAGCTCCCAGGGGTTCGCGTTCATCCGGCTCAAGGACCACCGCAAGCGCCACCTGCGGGACATTGTCGGCGGCCCCACCGGGCTGGCGGCAAGGTTTTTCAACGAGGTCGAAGGCGCGTTTGTGATCCCGATCGTCCCCAAGTCCATCGGCGGCAGTTTTTCCCAGCCCTTCCAACTGGTTGTGCAGAGCCAGGACCTGACCGCCCTGAGCAATTACGCGGAAGCACTGACCAACAAGCTGCGCAGCGCGGGCTTCCTGATGAACGTGCGCACGACCTTCGAGATGAACAAGCCGGAACTGCGGGTCAGCATCGACCGCGACCGCGCGGCCGCGGTCGGCGTGAACGTCGAGGACATTTCCCGGACGATGCAGATCCTATTCGGCGGCTCGGACCTGACCAAGGTGAACATCAAGGGCAAGGAATACGACGTCATTGTTCAGCTCGGGCGCGCGTCGCGGCTCACGCCCACGGACCTGGAAAAAGTATATGTCCGCAGTATCCGGGGAGACCTGATACAGCTCAACAACGTCATCAATTATGAGACTGGTGCCGGCCCCAGCGCGATCAACCATTACAACCGCTGGCGTTCCGCGAACATCGAGGGATCTCCGGCCGGCATCCCCCTGGGCAATGCCATGGAAAAGGCGCGGGCCATCCTGAAGGAGGACCTTCCCGACGGGTTCCGCTATGAGTGGACCGGGGAAGCGCGGGACCTGATCGAATCCCGCGGGCAGTTCGATTTCGTCATGGTCCTCGCCGCGATCGTGATCTACATGGTCCTGGCCGCGCAGTTCGAGAGTTTGATCCATCCGCTCACCGTCATGTTCACCATTCCGCTGGCGGCGTTCGGCGCGACCGGCGGCTTGTGGCTCCTGGGCCTGATCAGCAATGCCGGCTGGTTCGGGGTGATCCAGGGCATGAGCGTCAATCTTTACAGCCAGATCGGCATGATCCTGTTATTCGGGCTCGTCACCAAGAACGGGATCCTGCTCGTGGATTTTGCCAATCAGCAGCTGGCCAAGGGAAAGCCGGCCAAAGAGGCCATGCACCAGGCCGGGCTGATCCGCCTGCGTCCCATCCTGATGACGGCGGCCGCCACGATCGTCGGTATCCTGCCCATCGCCATCGGGTTCGGGGCCAGCGGCGAGGCCCGCCGTCCCCTGGGGGTGGCCGCGGTCTCCGGCATGGTCACCAGCACATTTTTGACACTGTTCCTGATTCCGGTGGTTTACGTGTTTTTTAACAATTTTGTCCACCGCCGGATTCCGGTGAAAATTCTTCCTCCCAAAGCCGCGGGACATGCCGCCTTGATTTTGTTGGCCGGGACCTTTCTGAGCGGGTGCGCCCTGGGCCCGCAGTACCGCAAGCCCGATGTCACAACCGCGCAGGCCTGGAAAAACCAGGCCGGTCCTTCCGCCGGAGTGGAGCTCAGGGAAAAATGGTGGCAGATCTTTCGCGATAAAGAGTTGAGCTGGCTGGAGGAATTGGCTGTGTCGCAGAACCAGGACCTGTCCGCGGCCGTCGCCCGGGTGGAGAAGGCCCGCGCCCTGGCCCGCGTCGACGGAGCAGACCTGTGGCCGGAGATCGAGGCCAACCCGTCGGCCGAGCGTTCGCGGTCTTCCAAAAACTCTTCGACGGTGGGGCTGACGAAAAGCCGGACCAGCAACACGTTCAAGGCCCCGCTGGATTTCAGTTATGAGGTCGACATCTGGGGCAAGGTCCGCCGCGCTTTCGAAGCCGGCGTGGCCGAGGCCGAGGCAGAGGCCGCGGCTTTCCGGACCGTGCTTTTGACCCTGACCGCGGACGTGGCGAAGACGCATTTTTCCATCGGCGCGGTGGACGCGGAGATCGACGCCCTGGCCGGGGCCGTGAATCTCCGGCAAAAGGCCGTGGACATGTTGAACCTGCGTTTTCAGCAGGGGATCAACAGCGAATTGACATTTTTCCAGGCGCAGACCCAGCTGGCCCAGGCCCAGGCCGACCTGGTGGACGCCCGCCGGCGGCGGGAGAACCTGGTCAACGCGCTGGCGGCCCTGTGCGGACAGCCGGCCAGCAGTTTCACCACGCCCCACGCGCCGCTCAAGATTTCGGTACCGGACATCCCGGCCGGGATCCCGTCGGACGTTTTGAAGAACCGGCCCGACATCATCGAGGCCGAGCGGCTCATGGCCGCGGCCAACGAGCGGGTGGGCATGGCCAAGGCCTCGTTTTTTCCGTCGGTGAAGCTCACCGGCAACGGCGGCTTTGCCAGCGCCGAAGCGGAGGACCTCTGGAAATGGGAAAGCCGAGAGTGGTCGCTGGGCCCGTCGGTCAATATCCCTCTTTTCAACGGCGGCCGGCTCACCGCGGAACTGCGCGCCGAAGAGGCCGAGTACCGCAAGACCCTGGCCGATTACCGCCAGCGCGTCCTGACGGCGTTCAGCGAGGTGGAGAACGCGCTCTCCGACATCCGCCTGCGCAAGGAGCAGTCCGTCGCCCAGCAGAGTCTCCTGGGCGCCGCGCGCCAGGCGGCGGAGATCTCGCTGCACCGCTACAAGGAGGGCCTGGTCACGTTCCTCGAGGTCATCGATTCCGAACGCTCCCGTCTGCAGGCGGAGCGCGACGCCATCCAGATCCGCTCCGAAGAACTCATCGCCGCCGTCCAGCTCATCAAGGCCATCGGCGGGAAATGGGCCTCCGGCAG
- a CDS encoding efflux RND transporter periplasmic adaptor subunit, giving the protein MFRNSLLIGLAALALAGCGEADKGGHGGGFAVSVIAEPVKQEKIEDKISLVGTLAADEAVEIKNQVPGVIEQIGFEEGQAVQQGQMLFMIDAAKLNASLSQAEANLGLAGTTFERLSSLIKSGAVSQQEYDQAKSDLEAKQAEANLIKAQLKETVITASFDGVMGERKVSLGQFVNQGSTLTYLISQDPMKAEFRVPERFLGQLKDGQKIQVSVAAYPEDRFSGAVYFIDPQVEETTRTALVKARVPNPEGQLRRGMFANLDLIVSIRPRALVVPESALIPRGEEVFTFIVDAEGKAQMKPVKVGVRLAGKAEILEGLSAGENVIVEGHQKVGPGSPVKIKEEAPGQGEPAPAS; this is encoded by the coding sequence ATGTTTCGGAACTCTCTTCTGATCGGCCTGGCGGCGCTGGCCCTGGCCGGATGCGGCGAGGCGGACAAGGGCGGGCACGGCGGCGGATTTGCCGTCAGCGTCATCGCCGAGCCGGTCAAACAGGAAAAGATCGAGGACAAGATCTCCCTGGTCGGGACCCTGGCCGCGGATGAGGCGGTGGAGATCAAGAACCAGGTGCCGGGCGTCATCGAGCAGATCGGGTTTGAGGAGGGGCAGGCGGTCCAACAGGGACAGATGCTTTTTATGATCGACGCCGCCAAGCTCAACGCCTCTCTGTCCCAGGCCGAAGCCAACCTGGGGCTGGCCGGGACCACCTTTGAGCGGCTGTCTTCCCTAATTAAGTCCGGGGCGGTGTCCCAGCAGGAATATGACCAGGCCAAATCCGACCTGGAAGCGAAGCAGGCCGAGGCGAATCTGATCAAGGCGCAGCTCAAGGAAACGGTGATCACCGCGTCTTTCGACGGCGTGATGGGCGAGCGCAAGGTCAGCTTGGGCCAGTTCGTCAACCAGGGCTCGACGCTCACCTATTTGATCAGCCAGGACCCGATGAAAGCGGAATTCCGCGTGCCGGAGCGTTTTTTGGGCCAGCTCAAAGACGGGCAGAAGATCCAGGTGTCCGTGGCCGCCTATCCCGAAGATCGGTTCAGCGGCGCGGTCTATTTCATTGATCCGCAGGTGGAGGAGACGACCCGGACGGCCCTGGTGAAGGCCAGGGTCCCCAATCCCGAAGGCCAGCTCCGCCGGGGGATGTTCGCGAACCTGGACCTGATCGTCAGCATCCGTCCCCGGGCGCTGGTGGTGCCGGAATCCGCCCTGATCCCCAGGGGGGAGGAAGTCTTCACGTTCATCGTCGATGCCGAGGGCAAGGCCCAGATGAAGCCGGTGAAGGTGGGCGTACGGCTCGCCGGAAAAGCGGAGATCCTCGAGGGCCTGTCCGCGGGCGAGAACGTGATCGTGGAGGGCCACCAGAAGGTCGGCCCCGGATCGCCGGTGAAGATCAAGGAAGAAGCGCCAGGGCAGGGAGAACCCGCCCCGGCTTCTTGA
- a CDS encoding MarR family transcriptional regulator: MSPSPYNLEESLGYVMARAARALGTRLNRNFADAGHDVTCEQWSVLTNLWSRNGQSQQDLAGTTCKGKASVTRLIDNMERHNLVVRIPSKDDRRQKLIYLTRKGRDLQERLAAVVRQTLNEAQKKISPREIGQCKKILCRIYENVKD, from the coding sequence ATGTCCCCTTCTCCTTACAATCTGGAAGAATCCCTGGGCTATGTCATGGCGCGGGCGGCGCGGGCCCTCGGCACGCGGCTGAACCGCAATTTCGCCGACGCCGGGCACGACGTCACCTGCGAGCAATGGTCGGTCCTGACCAACCTCTGGTCCCGGAACGGGCAGAGCCAGCAGGACCTGGCCGGCACCACGTGCAAGGGCAAGGCCAGCGTGACGCGCCTCATCGACAATATGGAGCGGCACAATCTTGTGGTCCGCATCCCGAGCAAGGATGACAGGCGCCAGAAACTGATCTATCTGACCCGGAAAGGCCGGGACCTGCAGGAACGGCTGGCCGCCGTTGTCCGGCAAACCCTCAATGAGGCGCAGAAAAAGATCAGCCCCCGGGAGATCGGGCAGTGCAAGAAAATCCTTTGCCGGATCTATGAGAACGTCAAAGATTAA
- a CDS encoding alpha/beta fold hydrolase, which yields MKKKLNIVSVLFLLFFFGTIAGIAWLCVKPIPTETLVSSPSWFMTYEESVERVKAMYAQDGADIADNGHLILLSHGKKTPNAIVFFHGSTNSPRQFADLGKIFFQKGYNVFIPRIPHHGLKDRMTGDHANLTAEEMVKLCDESVDIARGLGEHVTVVGLSLGANMTSWVAQNRLDVDKAVIISPFWGWKEIPFIFWKPSVNLAATLPNMFLWWDKNEKMAFKGPQSTYCRFSTRGLGQIMRLGWCVLKQAKGSAPGTRSIVVITNALDEAVNQANIKAVVRQWQKHSNVNLTLFTFDKSYGVYHDLIDPEQPYQKTEKVYPRLISLIVAP from the coding sequence ATGAAAAAGAAACTCAATATTGTGTCCGTTCTCTTTCTCCTGTTTTTTTTCGGGACGATCGCGGGGATCGCCTGGCTTTGCGTCAAGCCCATCCCGACCGAAACGCTTGTCTCCAGCCCGTCCTGGTTCATGACTTACGAGGAAAGCGTCGAGCGGGTCAAGGCCATGTACGCCCAGGATGGGGCGGACATCGCCGACAACGGGCACCTGATCCTGCTGAGCCACGGCAAAAAGACGCCGAATGCCATCGTGTTTTTTCACGGCAGCACCAACAGCCCCCGCCAGTTCGCCGATCTCGGGAAGATCTTCTTTCAGAAGGGATATAATGTTTTCATCCCCCGTATCCCGCACCACGGCCTGAAGGACAGGATGACGGGAGACCACGCCAACCTCACCGCCGAGGAAATGGTCAAGCTGTGCGACGAATCCGTGGACATCGCCCGGGGGCTCGGCGAGCATGTCACGGTGGTCGGGCTGTCCCTGGGCGCGAACATGACAAGCTGGGTGGCGCAGAACCGGCTCGATGTCGACAAGGCGGTGATCATCTCGCCCTTCTGGGGCTGGAAGGAGATACCGTTCATTTTCTGGAAGCCCTCGGTCAACCTCGCCGCGACCCTGCCGAACATGTTTCTCTGGTGGGACAAGAACGAAAAAATGGCGTTCAAGGGCCCCCAGTCCACGTATTGCCGTTTTTCCACGCGGGGGCTGGGCCAGATCATGCGGCTCGGATGGTGCGTCCTGAAGCAGGCAAAGGGTTCCGCCCCGGGCACCCGGTCCATCGTCGTGATCACCAACGCCCTGGACGAAGCTGTGAACCAGGCGAACATCAAGGCCGTTGTCCGGCAGTGGCAGAAACATTCGAACGTCAATCTGACGCTGTTCACCTTTGACAAAAGCTACGGGGTCTACCACGACCTGATCGACCCCGAACAGCCCTACCAGAAGACCGAAAAGGTCTATCCCCGCCTCATCAGCCTGATCGTCGCGCCCTGA
- a CDS encoding radical SAM protein, whose product MIRNPHTAKSILLIQSKVGRMDYAGLRLPDALLSIAALPLQNGYSVRLIDQRVEKDWKAAVREHINATDVLCAGITCMTGPQIRYALEINRFIKSLRRDLPVVWGGVHPSLFPEQTLQNENIDYVIKGEGERTFFEFVERLRSEEGMAGLPGLYYKENGAVVKNPPRGYIEDLDQLPNLPYELVDIEKYRASGLFKGPSLTFFTSRGCPFPCAFCYNRVFNEGQWRALSPQGAVDRLEYIVKTFGIRKFFIQDDNFIIHIKRFWELMGEMIRRDLGIEWACMGVRADTLHQIGEKGLEMMVRAGCRDIDIGIESGSPRILKLIKKDIDLGLVTDVNRMMAKFPIKSKCTFMIGFPGETDEEVRQTVNFAVRMGRENPNVFTLIFVYCPYPGTELFQAAVEAGFKIPERLEDWADFTPDEWYLNRPNWLTPQQRERYNNICFASLFSCKSGMSKISSPLLRSLFALYHPVAKFRLRNNFFRFPLETSLQKNFMSAGRKQLDDADAV is encoded by the coding sequence ATGATCCGCAATCCGCATACCGCCAAGAGCATTCTCCTTATCCAGAGCAAGGTCGGGCGCATGGATTACGCGGGGCTGCGCCTGCCCGACGCCCTGCTGTCCATCGCGGCGCTTCCCCTGCAGAACGGCTATTCCGTCCGGCTCATCGACCAGCGCGTGGAAAAGGACTGGAAAGCGGCTGTCCGGGAGCACATCAACGCGACGGACGTCCTCTGCGCCGGGATCACCTGCATGACGGGCCCGCAGATCCGCTACGCCCTGGAGATCAACCGGTTCATCAAATCCCTGCGCCGGGACCTGCCGGTGGTCTGGGGCGGCGTGCATCCGAGCCTGTTCCCGGAACAGACCCTGCAAAACGAAAATATCGATTACGTGATCAAGGGCGAAGGAGAACGGACGTTCTTTGAATTCGTGGAGCGCCTGCGCAGTGAGGAAGGCATGGCCGGACTGCCGGGGCTCTATTACAAAGAGAACGGCGCCGTCGTCAAGAATCCTCCCCGCGGATACATCGAGGACCTCGATCAATTGCCGAACCTGCCCTACGAACTGGTGGACATCGAAAAATACCGGGCGTCGGGATTGTTCAAGGGACCGTCGCTGACGTTCTTCACCAGCCGCGGCTGCCCCTTCCCCTGCGCCTTCTGCTACAACCGCGTGTTCAACGAGGGGCAATGGCGGGCCCTGTCGCCCCAAGGTGCTGTCGACCGGCTGGAATACATCGTCAAAACATTCGGCATCCGAAAGTTCTTCATCCAGGACGACAATTTCATCATCCATATCAAGCGTTTCTGGGAACTGATGGGCGAAATGATCCGGCGGGACCTGGGCATCGAATGGGCCTGCATGGGCGTGCGGGCCGACACGCTCCACCAGATCGGGGAAAAAGGGCTGGAGATGATGGTGCGGGCCGGGTGCCGGGACATCGACATCGGCATCGAGAGCGGCTCTCCCCGCATCCTGAAACTGATCAAGAAAGACATCGACCTGGGCCTGGTCACGGACGTGAACCGCATGATGGCCAAATTCCCCATCAAGTCCAAATGCACCTTCATGATCGGCTTTCCGGGAGAAACGGACGAGGAAGTGCGGCAGACGGTCAACTTCGCCGTCCGCATGGGGCGGGAGAACCCGAACGTGTTCACGCTGATCTTTGTGTATTGCCCGTATCCGGGGACGGAATTATTTCAAGCGGCCGTCGAGGCCGGGTTCAAGATCCCGGAACGGCTGGAGGACTGGGCCGATTTCACGCCGGACGAATGGTATCTGAACAGGCCGAACTGGCTGACCCCCCAGCAGCGCGAGCGCTACAACAACATCTGCTTCGCCTCACTGTTCTCCTGCAAATCCGGCATGAGCAAGATCTCAAGCCCCCTGCTGCGCTCGCTGTTCGCACTCTACCACCCCGTGGCCAAATTCCGCCTCAGGAACAACTTCTTCCGGTTCCCGCTGGAAACGTCCCTGCAGAAAAATTTCATGAGCGCCGGCCGCAAACAGCTCGACGACGCGGACGCCGTTTAA
- a CDS encoding glycosyltransferase family 2 protein yields the protein MPVSVVIPCYNEESLIEREIRAFYREIVEKVPDSELVVVDDGSTDGTPALLKKLAAELPRLRIILSGVNRGHGSAVRQGFDAAGKEFVFQVDSDGHFDPRDFWKLYALKDSHDFVLGVRKRRQDPFFRLLLMRVIRAVNFALFGAWIEDANCPFRLIRRDALQELLLSVPGNALAPNLMLAVLCKKRGMRMAEVEVAHIRRGSGFDSVGIGPLIAFALKGLCQLLVWKFRQSV from the coding sequence ATGCCGGTGTCTGTGGTCATACCGTGTTATAACGAAGAGTCCCTGATCGAAAGGGAGATCCGGGCCTTTTATCGGGAGATCGTTGAGAAGGTCCCGGACTCCGAGCTGGTCGTGGTGGATGACGGGAGCACGGACGGGACGCCGGCCCTTCTCAAGAAGCTGGCCGCGGAACTGCCGCGCCTGCGGATCATCCTCTCAGGCGTAAACCGGGGGCACGGGTCCGCGGTGCGGCAGGGGTTCGACGCCGCCGGGAAGGAATTTGTTTTTCAGGTCGACAGCGACGGCCATTTTGATCCCCGGGATTTCTGGAAGTTATATGCCCTGAAGGACAGCCATGATTTTGTTCTCGGCGTGAGGAAGCGTAGGCAGGATCCCTTTTTTCGTCTGCTTTTGATGCGGGTGATCAGGGCCGTGAATTTCGCGCTGTTCGGGGCCTGGATCGAGGACGCCAATTGCCCGTTCCGTTTGATCCGCAGGGACGCGCTGCAGGAATTGCTGTTGTCCGTTCCCGGAAACGCCCTGGCGCCGAACCTGATGCTGGCGGTCCTTTGCAAAAAGAGGGGGATGAGAATGGCGGAGGTCGAGGTCGCGCATATCCGGCGAGGATCCGGGTTTGATTCCGTCGGAATTGGGCCGTTGATCGCGTTCGCCCTCAAAGGGCTCTGTCAGCTCTTGGTTTGGAAATTCCGGCAGTCCGTTTAA
- a CDS encoding methyltransferase domain-containing protein: protein MTGTACELCGSGEYRILYKGAGEGLTAADFKITKSVLKKGPVVKCLGCGLARAGEMQDHRRFYEQVTDEQYEKDRASRLKEFQPAFERLEQCGRARGGRKKILDVGCMTGILLEFLRSCPGREISAEGVEPSGWAAGVCRDKGLSVTQGCFEDVPLPAGEYDAVTMFDVLEHVPFPRIFLRKAREILKPGGLLLITTPDFGSLYRRLFRRHYWFIEAMHLHYFTRPTLKALLEKGGFRVLRVQRHDKVLKLNYALARLKGAVPFFRFLPSGLPRAIGGEADVRFYAGQMLVIAERV from the coding sequence ATGACGGGGACGGCTTGCGAACTGTGCGGCTCCGGGGAATACCGGATTTTATACAAAGGCGCCGGGGAGGGGCTGACCGCCGCGGATTTTAAAATTACGAAATCCGTCCTGAAGAAGGGGCCGGTGGTGAAATGCTTGGGCTGCGGTCTTGCCCGCGCCGGGGAGATGCAGGACCACCGGAGATTTTACGAGCAGGTCACGGACGAACAATACGAGAAAGATCGTGCGAGCCGGCTTAAGGAATTCCAGCCGGCGTTCGAACGGCTGGAACAATGCGGGCGCGCGCGGGGCGGACGGAAAAAGATCCTGGACGTCGGATGCATGACAGGGATTCTTCTGGAATTCCTGCGGTCCTGCCCGGGCCGGGAGATCTCGGCTGAAGGCGTTGAGCCGTCGGGCTGGGCGGCCGGGGTGTGCCGGGACAAGGGTTTGTCCGTGACCCAGGGTTGCTTTGAAGATGTCCCTCTTCCCGCAGGGGAATACGATGCCGTGACGATGTTCGACGTTCTGGAGCATGTCCCGTTCCCCCGGATTTTTTTGCGCAAGGCGCGCGAGATTTTAAAGCCGGGAGGCCTGCTGCTCATCACCACGCCGGATTTCGGGAGTTTATACCGCCGGCTGTTCCGGCGGCATTACTGGTTCATTGAGGCCATGCATCTGCATTACTTCACGCGTCCTACTCTGAAGGCCCTTCTGGAAAAAGGCGGGTTTCGCGTCCTCCGGGTTCAGCGGCATGATAAAGTTTTAAAGTTGAATTATGCCCTGGCTCGACTGAAAGGGGCGGTCCCGTTTTTCCGGTTTCTGCCTTCCGGTCTTCCCCGGGCGATAGGGGGAGAGGCCGACGTCCGGTTTTATGCCGGACAGATGCTTGTGATCGCCGAAAGGGTTTGA